Proteins from one Chloroflexota bacterium genomic window:
- a CDS encoding DNA-directed RNA polymerase subunit alpha has translation MVIPKIERDAMSRNYGRFIISPLESGYGITLGNALRRVLLSSLNGAAVTSVRISDVLHEFSDIPGVKEDTMQVILQVKQLRLILHEGETARLRLDVRGEGTVTAADIVCPAEVEIVNPDLYLFTVDNDKAKLEIEMTVGRGRGYSPAEERGRLPIGEMPVDSIYSPIKRVNFDVQRARVGQNTNYDKLVLEIWTDGAMRPEAALSESAKILVNHLRYVAGISEESLTPIAQEVNLPTIPSEIYETPIEQLDLSVRVFNSLKRTGITTVGEVLDHLNRGPEAMLAIRNFGEKSLNELYDKLREKGYLKDKEGAATETMEKQA, from the coding sequence ATGGTCATCCCCAAAATTGAGCGTGACGCGATGTCGCGGAACTACGGGCGGTTCATCATCAGCCCGCTGGAATCCGGTTACGGCATCACGCTGGGCAACGCCCTGCGGCGCGTCTTGCTGTCGTCGCTCAATGGCGCGGCGGTGACTTCCGTCCGTATCAGCGATGTTCTGCACGAATTTTCGGACATCCCCGGCGTCAAAGAAGATACGATGCAGGTGATTCTGCAAGTGAAGCAATTGCGCTTGATCCTGCACGAAGGTGAAACGGCCCGCCTGCGCCTCGATGTGCGCGGCGAGGGCACCGTCACCGCCGCCGACATCGTTTGCCCGGCCGAGGTGGAGATCGTCAACCCCGATCTGTACCTGTTCACGGTGGACAACGACAAGGCCAAACTGGAAATTGAAATGACGGTTGGGCGGGGGCGAGGCTACTCGCCCGCCGAGGAACGAGGACGCTTGCCGATTGGCGAAATGCCGGTGGACTCGATCTACAGCCCGATCAAACGGGTGAACTTCGACGTTCAGCGCGCTCGTGTCGGCCAGAACACCAACTACGACAAGCTGGTGCTGGAAATTTGGACCGACGGCGCGATGCGGCCCGAAGCGGCCTTGAGCGAGAGCGCCAAAATTCTGGTGAACCACCTGCGCTACGTGGCCGGCATCAGCGAAGAGTCGCTCACCCCGATTGCCCAGGAAGTGAACCTGCCGACCATCCCCAGCGAGATTTACGAGACGCCTATCGAGCAACTCGACCTCTCGGTGCGCGTGTTCAACTCACTCAAGCGCACCGGCATCACCACCGTCGGCGAAGTGCTCGACCACCTCAACCGCGGCCCGGAAGCGATGCTGGCCATCCGCAACTTTGGCGAGAAGTCGCTGAACGAGTTGTACGATAAACTGCGCGAGAAGGGTTACCTCAAAGACAAAGAGGGCGCGGCGACTGAAACAATGGAGAAGCAAGCATGA
- the rpsD gene encoding 30S ribosomal protein S4: MAKYLGPVCRLCRREGEKLFLKGARCLSPKCAIERRPFAPGQHGKEGQLKRSRTSDFANQLREKQKARRIYGVLEAQFRRYYDRAIRSTGLTGQVILQLLECRLDNVVYRLGFAENRAHARNLVTHGHFNVNGRRTDVPSMVLQPGDVVEVRDGSRSRTYFKSLSDVSESRNAPGWLSRDPAKLSGKVLQAPSRQEIDTNLNEQLIVEYYSR, from the coding sequence ATGGCTAAGTATCTCGGTCCTGTTTGCAGACTTTGTCGCCGCGAAGGCGAAAAATTATTCTTGAAGGGCGCGCGTTGCTTGTCGCCCAAGTGCGCCATCGAGCGCCGCCCGTTTGCGCCCGGCCAGCATGGCAAGGAAGGCCAATTGAAGCGGAGCCGCACCTCGGACTTTGCTAACCAGTTGCGTGAGAAGCAGAAGGCGCGTCGGATTTACGGGGTGCTGGAGGCGCAGTTCCGGCGCTATTACGACCGCGCCATCCGCAGCACCGGCCTCACCGGCCAAGTGATTCTCCAACTGCTGGAGTGCCGTCTGGACAACGTGGTCTATCGTCTGGGCTTTGCCGAGAATCGCGCCCACGCCCGCAACCTGGTGACGCACGGCCACTTCAACGTGAATGGCCGCCGGACGGATGTGCCGTCCATGGTCCTCCAGCCGGGCGACGTGGTGGAAGTGCGGGACGGCTCTCGCAGCCGCACCTACTTTAAATCATTATCCGATGTGAGCGAGTCGCGGAACGCGCCGGGCTGGTTGAGCCGTGACCCGGCGAAACTTTCGGGCAAGGTTCTGCAGGCACCCAGCCGGCAGGAGATTGACACCAACCTCAACGAGCAGTTGATTGTGGAATACTACTCGCGCTAG
- the rpsK gene encoding 30S ribosomal protein S11: protein MARTVKGARRVIKKVKKNVAYGQAHVHATFNNTIITITDQQGNAVAWGSAGTAGFKGSRKSTPYAARMASQQAVKAAMDMGMQEIEVYIKGPGPGREAAIRAIQGMGIKVRLIADLTPVPHNGCRPPKRRRV from the coding sequence ATGGCTCGTACTGTTAAGGGCGCTCGTCGCGTCATCAAGAAAGTCAAGAAGAACGTTGCTTATGGGCAGGCGCACGTGCATGCCACGTTCAATAACACCATCATCACCATTACCGATCAGCAGGGGAATGCGGTGGCTTGGGGTAGCGCCGGGACAGCCGGGTTCAAGGGCAGTCGCAAGAGCACGCCCTACGCGGCCCGAATGGCCTCCCAGCAGGCGGTGAAGGCGGCAATGGACATGGGCATGCAAGAGATTGAAGTGTATATCAAAGGCCCCGGCCCGGGCCGCGAGGCGGCTATCCGTGCGATTCAGGGAATGGGGATCAAGGTGCGCTTGATTGCCGACCTGACTCCGGTTCCGCATAATGGTTGCCGCCCGCCCAAGCGACGCCGCGTGTAG
- the rpsM gene encoding 30S ribosomal protein S13, translated as MRIEGVDLPRDKRVEISLRYLYGIGPKTAHDILGATNVNPDTRVKDLTEAEVTALRDYIGAHFTVEGDLRREVQLNIKRLIEIGSYRGLRHRRNLPVRGQRTRTNSRTRKGTKKTVAGRGRRRGAKKK; from the coding sequence ATGCGTATTGAAGGTGTGGATCTTCCCCGCGACAAGCGAGTGGAAATTTCTCTGAGATATTTATACGGGATTGGCCCGAAGACGGCCCACGACATTCTGGGGGCCACCAACGTCAATCCGGACACGCGCGTCAAGGACCTGACCGAGGCCGAAGTGACGGCTCTGCGCGACTACATTGGCGCGCACTTCACCGTCGAGGGCGATCTGCGCCGCGAGGTTCAGCTCAATATCAAGCGGCTGATCGAGATCGGCAGTTATCGCGGCTTGCGCCACCGCCGCAATTTGCCGGTGCGCGGCCAGCGCACGCGCACCAATTCGCGCACACGCAAGGGCACCAAGAAGACGGTGGCCGGGCGCGGTCGGCGGCGCGGCGCGAAGAAGAAGTAG
- the rpmJ gene encoding 50S ribosomal protein L36, translating into MKVKPSVRKRCPKCKIVRRAGKVLVICENPKHKQRQG; encoded by the coding sequence ATGAAAGTTAAGCCATCCGTTCGCAAGCGTTGCCCCAAATGCAAGATTGTTCGCCGGGCGGGCAAGGTGCTTGTGATTTGCGAAAACCCGAAGCACAAACAGCGGCAGGGATAG